A genomic segment from Phragmites australis chromosome 6, lpPhrAust1.1, whole genome shotgun sequence encodes:
- the LOC133922233 gene encoding uncharacterized protein LOC133922233 isoform X1, with product MASLAAAEAVLLLAVACLLPLRLLSLALRTCLSPSGAQPRRARSAAALLVVAGFLTAIYAVPDAGARPGADADADALRSEIEALRLKVARLESMLEENTKILNSKASILEEDNKLIEAMERDIQILMNGQESTKNSRSKSYSAGNIKAMEDEVQQLQEEDNKINSNAYTIELLAREAEKRVEALSSEVKKIEDIIAEQWIQIRQFEQAFVLTKMMTSKVHERSKQSETVYKWPGKETILKHARNVDLNGIFLRGASYARSCFSHTHKQSRSFVQAINKCYHEASQFHKAILRQYIPDNDRPNVFFLGGSISRSCTSLPYNQFKICMSSAQKFHHKVQVFIDNAMQSNRYSRGLANEVVTFSLAYLVLISPMWMAWFLYSMRFGSRK from the exons ATggcctccctcgccgccgcggaggccgtcctcctcctcgccgtggCGTGCCTCCTCCCGCTTCGCCTCCTCTCCCTCGCCCTCCGCACCTGCCTCTCCCCGTCAGGCGCCCAGCCCCGCCGCgcccgctccgccgccgcgctgctCGTTGTAGCCGGGTTCCTCACCGCCATCTACGCCGTGCCGGACGCCGGCGCCCGCCCtggcgccgacgccgacgccgacgccttGCGGTCGGAGATCGAGGCGCTCAGGCTGAAGGTCGCGCGGTTGG AATCTATGTTGGAGGAAAATACAAAGATCTTGAACAGTAAGGCTAGTATTTTGGAGGAGGACAACAAACTCATTGAAGCAATGGAACGTGACATCCAGATCTTAATGAATGGACAAGAGAGTACAAAG AACTCCCGAAGCAAATCATATTCTGCAGGCAACATTAAAGCTATGGAAGATGAG GTACAACAACTCCAGGAAGAAGACAATAAGATAAACAGCAACGCTTACACCATAGAATTGTTAGCACGTGAAGCTGAGAAAAGGGTGGAAGCTTTGAGCTCAGAGGTCAAAAAG ATAGAGGATATAATTGCGGAGCAATGGATCCAAATTCGACAATTTGAACAGGCATTTGTGTTAACTAAG ATGATGACGTCAAAAGTTCATGAGAGAAGTAAGCAATCAGAGACAGTCTACAAGTGGCCTGGAAAAGAAACAATTCTTAAG CATGCCAGGAACGTTGATCTCAATGGAATTTTTCTTAGAGGGGCATCATACGCAAGGTCCTGCTTTTCTCATACACATAAACAGTCCAGGAGTTTTGTACAAGCAATAAACAAATGCTACCATGAG GCTTCTCAGTTCCACAAAGCAATCCTTCGCCAGTATATTCCTGATAATGACAGGCCTAatgtcttcttcttgggtggttCCATTTCAAGATCATGCACATCTCTTCCTTATAACCAATTCAAGATTTGTATGTCATCAGCACAAAAGTTTCATCATAAG GTCCAAGTTTTTATCGACAATGCGATGCAATCCAACAGATATAGCAGAGGTTTAGCGAATGAGGTAGTTACATTTTCCCTG GCATATCTTGTTCTTATTTCACCAATGTGGATGGCTTGGTTCCTTTATTCAATGCGGTTTGGCTCAAGGAAATGA
- the LOC133922233 gene encoding uncharacterized protein LOC133922233 isoform X2 codes for MASLAAAEAVLLLAVACLLPLRLLSLALRTCLSPSGAQPRRARSAAALLVVAGFLTAIYAVPDAGARPGADADADALRSEIEALRLKVARLESMLEENTKILNSKASILEEDNKLIEAMERDIQILMNGQESTKNSRSKSYSAGNIKAMEDEVQQLQEEDNKINSNAYTIELLAREAEKRVEALSSEVKKIEDIIAEQWIQIRQFEQAFVLTKMMTSKVHERSKQSETVYKWPGKETILKHARNVDLNGIFLRGASYARSCFSHTHKQSRSFVQAINKCYHEASQFHKAILRQYIPDNDRPNVFFLGGSISRSCTSLPYNQFKICMSSAQKFHHKVQVFIDNAMQSNRYSRGLANEAYLVLISPMWMAWFLYSMRFGSRK; via the exons ATggcctccctcgccgccgcggaggccgtcctcctcctcgccgtggCGTGCCTCCTCCCGCTTCGCCTCCTCTCCCTCGCCCTCCGCACCTGCCTCTCCCCGTCAGGCGCCCAGCCCCGCCGCgcccgctccgccgccgcgctgctCGTTGTAGCCGGGTTCCTCACCGCCATCTACGCCGTGCCGGACGCCGGCGCCCGCCCtggcgccgacgccgacgccgacgccttGCGGTCGGAGATCGAGGCGCTCAGGCTGAAGGTCGCGCGGTTGG AATCTATGTTGGAGGAAAATACAAAGATCTTGAACAGTAAGGCTAGTATTTTGGAGGAGGACAACAAACTCATTGAAGCAATGGAACGTGACATCCAGATCTTAATGAATGGACAAGAGAGTACAAAG AACTCCCGAAGCAAATCATATTCTGCAGGCAACATTAAAGCTATGGAAGATGAG GTACAACAACTCCAGGAAGAAGACAATAAGATAAACAGCAACGCTTACACCATAGAATTGTTAGCACGTGAAGCTGAGAAAAGGGTGGAAGCTTTGAGCTCAGAGGTCAAAAAG ATAGAGGATATAATTGCGGAGCAATGGATCCAAATTCGACAATTTGAACAGGCATTTGTGTTAACTAAG ATGATGACGTCAAAAGTTCATGAGAGAAGTAAGCAATCAGAGACAGTCTACAAGTGGCCTGGAAAAGAAACAATTCTTAAG CATGCCAGGAACGTTGATCTCAATGGAATTTTTCTTAGAGGGGCATCATACGCAAGGTCCTGCTTTTCTCATACACATAAACAGTCCAGGAGTTTTGTACAAGCAATAAACAAATGCTACCATGAG GCTTCTCAGTTCCACAAAGCAATCCTTCGCCAGTATATTCCTGATAATGACAGGCCTAatgtcttcttcttgggtggttCCATTTCAAGATCATGCACATCTCTTCCTTATAACCAATTCAAGATTTGTATGTCATCAGCACAAAAGTTTCATCATAAG GTCCAAGTTTTTATCGACAATGCGATGCAATCCAACAGATATAGCAGAGGTTTAGCGAATGAG GCATATCTTGTTCTTATTTCACCAATGTGGATGGCTTGGTTCCTTTATTCAATGCGGTTTGGCTCAAGGAAATGA